A DNA window from Calliphora vicina chromosome 1, idCalVici1.1, whole genome shotgun sequence contains the following coding sequences:
- the NSD gene encoding nuclear receptor binding SET domain protein, with amino-acid sequence METLGGGTENFSRSTRRIRNDNSNRSITTKLNDSKDQENVNNTSAVQNDADSSIKDEVTKSNTSIDAKVHATTANINSSTPRRKKDPLANLHSNLSPKYIGFTTTPNQLNNSKEERTRSLRRRHNNSSHNADSPIDKEADVTFGTFTPNNDSTVGFVRRTPRNKDSHHTPDSSTTKRKEFVSPIDKLLIKNGAVMENNNNLPLDDHDDVNKKDKSIDSEKDELELGVKGLDNCDESTESEKGCDENVSISSGNSKKTIEDNEENENEDIVSVSSIIAIANELDGDEVLEEEAEEVEEEEENNENIEQNESDISEHQLNKNEEQDQLEEAEVESHVDQNVENLITDESSDDEDETNTNTQESNTSLAKDETEIESTAKEAENKENMQTEADIDKPSLEENIEDKMETTKSQLPTNESVIESLETDEQNEKLQVKIELESVETESTNEFAVDASASANSPSAVSMDSAKGSSIINEGSWMSFSTGDLFWGQIYNYCYWPCMVCPDPDGKTITTEEVGRTGDQTVLVHVRFFADNGRRNWVKRENLMPYIGIENYQERIDEVRQKYGSKSAKYRLYVPIKRKESVWYEAVNEANIVNEVAYADRLEKFYEIFEKSKAFHKLEKQRRKSMYISVNSAPNSDIESFYGSNDNINSLPVPAVVKQKRERSVSPYSPAYSPIKPVATKRRKLSAEQELAATTSHEAKTEENATRTTDLNLSQTNSVASTSSNSNFLKDLEIFNGLEFRKFYAVMKDFVMEQNQNEKLEKSLVVAVRNIWALKQLSRRQMERKLRVSLTETDMSSTLAITNAGGPTAGEGSVKRLSSRLKTLMVRKSLMAHQTPEVTPERSMTPKPLTKDTPTVKKPLNRPMLEVIDDIFELDRKYLFKGMNRDPVCKYCFTPGGNLRRCAKNCSYWLHNECLYKDFSLGGKGRRGQKTLNGAKAINDTLNGSHSSSITSLTEVGTVAHVTGDSEVPVAEVICKECRNNEPTKCMVCQCTESKKDEDPLVKCSMAQCDRAFHPACCKYWPQAKITISKNHIESFRCPSHVCHTCVSDDPKGKFQHLSNAKLTKCVKCPATFHTDSTCIPAGSQILTAAHIICPRHTSQKHDMTVNVNWCFICVGGGQVMCCETCPTAVHTQCLKIPIDANEGYICEECESGRMPLYGEMVWAKFNSFRWWPAIILPPTEIPKNIARKTHNPSDFVVRFFGTHDHGWISRRRVYLYLEGDSSEPPRSKSSLDVSYNKGVEEAKEVYEIIKAKKMEQRNSNENKEKLHPQPYVRIKANRAVPPVRLHVDIESVSKCECDPREENPCGPDTNCLNRVLYHECNPKLCPAGERCENQMFESRISPRLDVVYMKERGFGLVSREPIKAGTFIIEYVGEVINDDEFQARMQQKSRDRDENFYFLSVEKDYIIDAGPKGNLARFMNHSCDPNCETQKWSVNSLNRVGLFAIKDIPENTELTFNYHWDDLLGNEKKTCFCGAKKCAGQIGAKIKDIETVKQPTAVNGTKNKSKTKNKSVKRLLNGGHKNKLGTKLKLNVKSKIKTKKMAAAATVSALLEAKANTTTTTSSVEIKEEFEANEEASTSRLLESPDVFC; translated from the exons ATGGAAACTCTTGGCGGTGGAACAGAAAATTTTAGTCGATCCACCAGACGTATTAGAAACGACAACAGCAATAGAAGTATtacaacaaaactaaatgaTTCTAAAGATCaggaaaatgtaaataatacCAGTGCAGTTCAAAATGATGCGGACTCTTCGATAAAAGATGAAGTCACAAAAAGCAATACTTCAATAGATGCTAAAGTACATGCCACTACAGCAAACATAAATTCATCAACGCCTAGAA GGAAAAAAGACCCATTAGCTAATCTTCACTCAAATCTAAGTCCCAAGTATATTGGTTTTACAACAACACCCAATCAATTGAACAACAGTAAAGAGGAAAGAACCCGAAGTCTGAGAAGACGCCACAACAACAGCAGCCACAACGCTGATTCTCCAATTGATAAAGAGGCCGATGTGACATTTGGTACATTTACACCAAATAACGACTCAACAGTTGGCTTTGTACGACGCACACCTAGAAATAAAGATTCTCACCATACGCCTGATAGTAGTACTacaaaaagaaaagaatttGTTAGTCCCATtgataaattgttaataaaaaatggtGCCGTAatggaaaacaataacaatttacCTTTAGACGACCATGATGATGTGAATAAGAAAGACAAATCCATTGATAGTGAGAAAGATGAGTTGGAGTTAGGTGTTAAAGGGCTTGATAACTGTGATGAGTCAACAGAATCCGAAAAGGGTTGTGATGAAAATGTTTCTATATCTAGTGGtaacagcaaaaaaacaattgaagataatgaagaaaatgaaaatgagGACATTGTTTCTGTATCTAGTATTATTGCTATAGCAAATGAGTTAGATGGAGATGAAGTTCTAGAAGAAGAAGCAGAGGAAGTTGAAGAAGAAGAAGAGAATAATGAAAATATCGAGCAAAATGAGTCGGACATAAGCGAacatcaattaaataaaaatgaagagcAAGACCAGCTCGAGGAAGCAGAAGTAGAATCACATGTAGATCAAAATGTCGAAAATCTAATAACTGATGAGAGTTCGGATGATGAAGATGAAACTAACACGAATACACAGGAATCTAATACTTCCTTGGCAAAAGATGAAACAGAAATAGAATCAACTGCAAAAGAAGCGGAAAATAAAGAGAACATGCAAACAGAAGCAGATATAGATAAACCTAGCTTGGAGGAAAACATAGAAGATAAAATGGAAACCACAAAGTCCCAATTACCCACTAACGAATCTGTTATAGAATCTCTCGAAACGGACGAACAAAACGAAAAGCTTCAGGttaaaattgaattggaatCTGTGGAAACTGAGAGTACCAACGAATTTGCGGTGGATGCCTCGGCCTCAGCAAATTCTCCCTCAGCTGTTAGTATGGACAGTGCTAAGGGATCGTCCATAATTAATGAAGGCTCCTGGATGTCATTTTCTACGGGCGATTTGTTTTGGGGTCAAATATACAACTATTGCTATTGGCCTTGTATGGTCTGTCCAGATCCCGATGGCAAAACTATTACCACTGAAGAAGTTGGTCGTACTGGCGATCAAACTGTTCTAGTACATGTTCGTTTCTTTGCCGACAATGGTCGACGCAATTGGGTTAAACGGGAAAATCTCATGCCCTATATTGGCATAGAAAACTATCAGGAACGTATTGATGAGGTTCGACAAAAGTATGGCTCTAAAAGTGCAAAATATAGATTGTATGTACCGATAAAGCGAAAAGAATCCGTTTGGTATGAGGCTGTAAATGAGGCCAATATTGTGAATGAGGTGGCATATGCTGATCGATTGgagaaattttatgaaatttttgagaaatcaaa AGCCTTTCATAAACTTGAAAAACAGCGTCGGAAATCTATGTACATATCGGTAAATAGTGCACCTAACTCCGACATAGAGAGCTTTTATGGTTCAAATGATAATATCAATAGTTTACCGGTGCCAGCAGTGGTAAAGCAGAAACGTGAACGTTCTGTATCGCCATATAGTCCGGCCTATTCACCCATTAAGCCAGTGGCAACGAAACGACGAAAATTGAGTGCGGAACAAGAATTGGCCGCAACAACATCTCATGAAGCTAAAACTGAAGAGAATGCTACCCGCACAACAGACCTCAATTTAAGTCAAACTAATTCGGTCGCGTCCACCAGCTCTAATTCGAATTTCCTAAaagatttggaaattttcaatggTCTTGAATTTAGGAAATTTTATGCAGTTATGAAAGATTTCGTTATGGAACAAAATCAGAATGAGAAATTGGAAAAGAGTCTAGTAGTGGCAGTACGTAATATTTGGGCACTTAAGCAATTAAGCCGCCGCCAAATGGAGCGTAAACTACGAGTATCATTAACGGAAACAGATATGTCGTCTACATTAGCGATAACTAATGCTGGTGGTCCAACAGCTGGCGAGGGCTCTGTTAAGCGTTTGTCTTCACGTTTGAAAACCTTAATGGtaagaaaatctttaatggcCCATCAAACCCCCGAGGTAACGCCCGAAAGATCTATGACACCAAAGCCCTTAACAAAAGATACACCAACTGTTAAAAAGCCATTAAATCGACCTATGCTAGAGGTCATCGATGATATTTTCGAATTGGATAGAAAATATCTTTTCAAAGGCATGAACCGTGATCCGGTATGCAAATATTGCTTTACACCAGGTGGAAATCTAAGAAGATGTGCTAAAAATTGTAGTTATTGGCTGCATAATGAGTGTCTATATAAAGATTTCAGTCTAGGTGGCAAAGGACGACGTGGCCAAAAAACGCTTAATGGCGCAAAAGCCATCAACGATACTTTAAATGGCAGTCACAGCTCTTCTATTACCAGTCTGACCGAAGTAGGTACCGTAGCTCATGTGACTGGAGACTCGGAAGTACCTGTAGCCGAGGTCATTTGCAAAGAGTGCAGGAATAATGAGCCCACAAAATGCATGGTTTGCCAATGCACCGAATCGAAAAAGGACGAAGATCCTTTGGTCAAGTGTAGTATGGCCCAATGCGATCGGGCTTTTCATCCGGCTTGCTGTAAATATTGGCCTCAAGCCAAGATTACAATATCGAAAAATCACATAGAATCCTTCCGTTGTCCGTCGCACGTCTGTCACACCTGTGTCTCCGATGATCCCAAGGGAAAGTTCCAGCATTTGAGTAATGCCAAACTAACAAAATGTGTTAAATGTCCTGCGACGTTTCACACCGACTCGACTTGCATACCAGCCGGCTCTCAGATACTTACAGCTGCCCACATCATTTGCCCGCGTCATACGAGCCAAAAGCACGACATGACAGTCAATGTTAATTGGTGTTTCATATGTGTTGGTGGTGGTCAAGTGATGTGCTGCGAAACTTGTCCTACTGCGGTTCATACTCAGTGTCTGAAAATACCCATTGATGCCAATGAGGGCTACATATGCGAGGAGTGTGAATCGGGACGTATGCCACTGTATGGTGAAATGGTGTGGGCAAAGTTTAACAGCTTCCGCTGGTGGCCTGCTATTATATTGCCTCCCACAGAAATACCGAAAAACATAGCCCGCAAGACACACAATCCGTCAGATTTTGTGGTGAGATTTTTTGGTACACACGATCATGGTTGGATTTCAAGGCGCCGGGTGTATTTGTATCTGGAAGGTGATAGTTCGGAACCGCCCAGATCAAAGTCAA GTTTGGATGTAAGCTACAATAAAGGCGTCGAGGAGGCCAAAGAAGTCTATGAGAttatcaaagcaaaaaaaatggaACAACGTAATTCAAATGAGAACAAAGAGAAATTACATCCCCAACCTTATGTACGCATTAAGGCCAATCGTGCGGTGCCACCCGTTAGGCTGCACGTCGACATTGAAAGTGTTAGCAAGTGCGAGTGTGATCCTCGTGAGGAGAATCCCTGTGGACCCGATACAAATTGCTTAAATCGTGTCCTATATCACGAGTGCAATCCCAAGCTTTGTCCAGCTGGAGAACGTTGTGAAAATCAAATGTTCGAATCACGTATATCACCGCGTTTAGATGTCGTGTATATGAAAGAAAGAGGCTTCGGCTTGGTATCTCGTGAACCCATAAAAGCGGGCACCTTTATTATTGAGTACGTGGGCGAGGTAATAAATGACGATGAGTTTCAGGCACGTATGCAACAAAAATCACGTGATCGAgatgaaaatttctattttctttcGGTGGAAAAGGACTATATAATCGATGCAGGTCCCAAGGGTAACTTGGCGAGATTTATGAATCATTCATGTGATCCCAATTGTGAAACCCAAAAGTGGTCGGTTAACTCCCTGAATCGTGTGGGTCTATTTGCAATTAAAGACATACCAGAG AATACTGAATTAACTTTCAATTATCACTGGGATGATTTGTTGGGCAATGAAAAGAAGACCTGTTTCTGTGGAGCCAAAAAGTGTGCAGGACAAATTGGAGCCAAGATTAAGGATATTGAAACGGTTAAA caacCCACTGCCGtaaatggaactaaaaataaatcaaaaacaaaaaacaaatctgTTAAAAGGCTGCTTAATGGAGGACACAAAAATAAACTGGGAACAAAgctaaaattaaatg
- the BOD1 gene encoding dentin sialophosphoprotein produces MDTQLVEKIVHEVKSQGVFDEFRKDSMADVDTKPAYQNLRQRVENTVKKFLSEQKWTPETNKNQLREKLRRHITESGFLDVGVERIVDQVVNPKIGSVFQPRIEEIAYKYLGLPPPPKKFEPPPPPLMHPLPPLPLNAPPPLKVETCSLLPTDLEQVSPDSDNGTVKSESKDDRTTVDMDTEEKLLEDEDESPPFEPLVKQEAEETKDAVKLEENINIKQECDESSFDEKTNKFEESNDAVIIKTENMATDNDSQETSNFATESTGVDKEASQSVDARISQDSQLSSVSSDSRLSVNGKEDYLQSSSQEAVAANISEEAQMPKFNENSCEPSATNGNASEKVSPKSELHFDIKKDEIKFEGTERKTILETPEPTAVKSEEATAYLPEAEVTPSSDTKNDSFKFNANKSNLEAKEEDYEPTSNAQELSFSSSIEDSSSVPPNQTPKVPTLNKEKDESPLMQTPKQAIRPSTPTTTPIPTPPLPTPTATPSPVALQKPDKDHQSRHSSSSSSKHKKHSKEHRRSYEREKEKDSRDRHRSSKDPKESSKYHHSSSGSKSTSKHSSSSSSSKYSSSHNKSSEKDIEKSSSSSTHSSSKHIKHSHSHSSSSSNENPDSKKSKRDSDRRHHSSTSSSSKRNERKDDHAEAKQKTQRRKSTDSNDDGDKSMGGAKSSSQYKSSYSSSSQSKSSKTKSNSSDTNKANDTQKDQLEVLEVNEQPANKTPNYPNNVVILNDLLENPQTQFIQLNNTGGHLVEMPVQQQQSPSTETDSNKPITAEFNNNEPFAPSKEEQKPAEKEPSSLDLLYFDDIQLNLTERLELLNATMDLCRSAVNSLRFDSLSDEGIELSNEEDVNSDNNKTSLLTESLKRKSDYNYAEFETTPRKRVISNGSAGCQSKTSPTPSDTSSVNSKENEEFHKNTNHAKKSLLDRHKAAQKLNQQQRYSSEDLYKPRPILGQRSRRRGMDSLV; encoded by the exons ATGGATACCCAATTAGTGGAGAAGATTGTCCATGAAGTAAAGTCCCAAGGTGTTTTCGATGAATTTCGCAAAGATTCAATGGCAGATGTGGACACTAAACCAGCCTATCAGAATCTCAGACAGCGCGTGGAAAACACAGTGAAAAAATTCTTATCCGAACAAAAATGGACTCCTGAAAcgaataaaaatcaattgagaGAAAAGTTAAGGAGGCATATAACCGA ATCGGGCTTTTTGGATGTGGGCGTTGAACGTATAGTGGATCAAGTAGTAAATCCCAAGATTGGGAGTGTATTTCAGCCTCGCATAGAAGAGATAGCTTACAAATATTTAGGTTTGCCACCACCACCCAAAAAGTTTGAACCACCGCCACCACCTCTAATGCATCCTTTGCCGCCATTGCCTTTGAACGCTCCACCACCACTTAAAGTGGAAACCTGCAGTTTGCTGCCCACCGATCTGGAGCAGGTTAGTCCCGATTCGGACAATGGTACTGTTAAGTCCGAGAGCAAAGATGACAGAACAACAGTTGATATGGACACGGAGGAAAAACTTCTAGAGGACGAGGATGAATCTCCGCCATTTGAGCCGTTGGTAAAGCAGGAAGCGGAGGAAACTAAAGACGCAGTTAAATTAGAGGAAAATATAAACATCAAACAAGAATGCGATGAATCATCATTCgatgaaaaaacaaacaaatttgaagaaAGTAATGATGCGGTGATCATCAAGACTGAAAATATGGCCACCGATAACGACAGTCAGGAGACGAGCAATTTTGCTACAGAATCAACAGGAGTAGACAAAGAGGCCAGTCAGTCGGTGGATGCTAGAATCTCACAAGATTCGCAATTGTCTAGTGTTTCTAGCGATTCCCGTTTATCGGTAAATGGCAAAGAAGATTATTTGCAAAGCAGTTCCCAAGAAGCGGTTGCAGCCAATATATCGGAGGAGGCTCAAATGCCAAAATTCAATGAAAACTCTTGTGAGCCTAGTGCCACGAATGGCAATGCAAGTGAAAAAGTTTCACCAAAGTCAGAATTACACTTCGATATTAAAAAAGACGAAATTAAATTCGAAGGTACTGAACGTAAAACTATTTTAGAAACACCTGAGCCGACTGCAGTTAAATCTGAAGAGGCAACAGCTTATTTGCCGGAGGCAGAAGTGACCCCTTCGTCGGACACCAAAAATGATTCATTCAAATTTAATGCAAACAAATCGAATCTGGAAGCTAAGGAAGAGGATTATGAACCTACATCTAATGCACAAGAATTAAGCTTTAGCTCAAGCATAGAAGACTCATCATCAGTACCACCCAATCAAACACCAAAAGTACCTACactgaataaagaaaaagatgaATCACCCCTAATGCAAACACCGAAACAAGCAATACGTCCTAGCACACCAACAACCACACCCATACCTACACCTCCTTTACCCACTCCCACAGCCACGCCATCACCGGTGGCATTACAAAAACCAGATAAAGACCATCAAAGTAGGCATTCATCTTCATCCTCTTCGAAGCACAAAAAACACTCAAAAGAACACAGAAGATCTTATGAACGAGAAAAGGAGAAAGACAGCAGGGATCGCCATCGTTCTAGCAAAGATCCAAAGGAATCATCTAAATACCACCACTCCAGCAGTGGCAGCAAAAGTACTAGTAAACATTCTTCGTCATCCTCATCCAGTAAATATTCATCGTCACACAATAAATCCTCTGAGAAAGACATAGAGAAATCTTCTTCATCCTCTACGCATTCCTCCTCGAAACATATAAAACATTCACACTCACATTCCTCTTCGTCGTCAAATGAAAATCCGGATTCTAAAAAGTCTAAACGCGATTCAGATAGACGTCATCATTCTTCCACGTCTTCGTCTTCAAAACGCAACGAAAGAAAGGATGATCATGCTGAAGCTAAACAAAAGACACAACGACGTAAATCTACCGATTCTAATGATGATGGAGATAAAAGTATGGGAGGTGCTAAATCTAGTTCACAATATAAATCCAGCTATTCAAGTTCGTCCCAAAGCAAATCGTCTAAAACAAAATCTAACAGCAGTGACACAAATAAAGCAAATG aTACACAAAAGGATCAGTTGGAAGTGTTAGAAGTAAATGAGCAACCTGCAAATAAAACCCCTAATTATCCTAACAATGTTGTGATTTTAAATGATCTTTTAGAAAATCCCCAAACACAATTTATACAGCTTAACAATACAGGTGGACACTTGGTGGAAATGCCAGTACAACAGCAACAGTCACCTTCAACTGAGACAGACAGCAACAAACCCATTACTGctgaatttaataataatgaacCTTTTGCTCCCTCTAAGGAGGAGCAAAAACCAGCAGAGAAAGAACCAAGTTCTTTGGATTTATTATACTTTGACGACATTCAACTTAATCTCACAGAACGTCTTGAACTGCTCAACGCTACCATGGACTTGTGTCGCAGTGCAGTGAATAGTTTACGTTTTGATTCGCTCAGCGACGAAGGTATAGAATTATCCAACGAGGAGGATGTAAATAGCGATAACAATAAAACAAGTTTGCTAACGGAATCGCTGAAAAGAAAATCAGATTACAATTATGCTGAATTTGAGACAACGCCACGCAAGCGTGTGATATCGAATGGAAGTGCAGGTTGCCAATCAAAAACATCACCCACCCCATCGGACACTAGCAGTGTTAACTCTAAGGAAAATGAGGAATTCCATAAGAATACCA ATCATGCCAAAAAATCTTTATTAGATCGTCATAAGGCCGCCCAAAAACTAAACCAACAGCAACGTTATTCCAGTGAAGATTTGTACAAACCCAGACCGATTTTAGGTCAACGTTCTCGTCGTAGAGGCATGGATtctttagtttaa
- the mfrn gene encoding mitoferrin: protein MNVDDYESLPTTSVSVNMTAGAIAGVLEHIVMYPMDSVKTRMQSLSPATSKYSISATFTNMIKKEGILRPIRGVTAVVAGAGPAHALYFGSYEMSKELMTKVTTHNHINYMASGVIATLIHDAVSNPAEVIKQRLQMYNSPYKSVVACMRGVYQKEGIKAFYRSYSTQLVMNIPNQTIHFSTYEFFQNMLNHERKYNPPVHVIAGGAAGACAAAITTPLDVVKTLLNTQETGLVKGMMEAMRKIYAVAGPLGFFKGLTARVLYAMPANAICWSTYEFFKFYLCGIDREHYKSTITGKNMLQPRKTSTSDVVGDIHIPNAYLMVPVPETSEELKNPKESSTPHPPTHTAIPTGPIKTVCELSTSVTSPTLNLTTRHTDVKSPFDRGFSSP from the exons ACACGTATGCAAAGTTTATCACCAGCCACATCAAAATACAGCATCTCTGCCACATTTACAAATATGATAAAAAAGGAGGGCATCCTGAG accTATACGAGGTGTTACAGCTGTTGTGGCTGGTGCTGGTCCAGCACATGCTTTATACTTTGGTTCCTATGAAATGTCCAAAGAGCTGATGACCAAAGTAACCAcacacaatcatataaattacA tgGCTTCCGGTGTCATTGCTACTCTCATACACGATGCCGTTTCGAATCCCGCAGAGGTCATAAAACAACGTTTACAAATGTATAATTCTCCCTATAAATCGGTGGTGGCCTGCATGCGTGGCGTTTATCAAAAGGAGGGTATTAAGGCATTCTATCGCTCATATTCAACACAATTGGTAATGAATATACCAAATCAGACAATACACTTTTCCACTTATGAGTTTTTCCAAAATATG CTCAATCATGAACGCAAATACAATCCCCCGGTTCATGTTATAGCTGGTGGTGCTGCTGGTGCGTGTGCAGCTGCCATAACCACACCTTTGGATGTTGTGAAAACACTATTGAATACTCAGGAAACTGGTTTGGTTAAGGGCATGATGGAAGCCATGCGTAAG ATATATGCTGTGGCTGGTCCTCTCGGCTTCTTCAAGGGCTTAACGGCCCGTGTCCTTTATGCAATGCCAGCGAATGCCATTTGTTGGTCCACTTATGAAttctttaaattctatttatgtGGCATCGATCGCGAACATTACAAATCGACAATAACGGGCAAAAATATGCTGCAACCACGAAAAACCTCCACTTCCGATGTCGTCGGCGATATACACATACCCAATGCATATCTTATGGTACCAGTGCCCGAAACTAGCGAAGAACTCAAGAATCCCAAAGAATCATCAACACCACATCCTCCTACACACACAGCCATACCAACTGGTCCCATTAAAACAGTTTGCGAACTGTCCACCAGCGTTACATCACCCACCCTCAATCTGACCACTAGACATACAGATGTTAAAAGTCCCTTCGACAGAGGATTCTCAAGTCCATAA